One Opitutia bacterium DNA segment encodes these proteins:
- a CDS encoding YXWGXW repeat-containing protein, protein MRLLVSVLAGAVLGLFAGCGSEVVAPVPPPVAPPSTAVIGVTSAGQIVVTQAPPVVLQQEVIGARPSVEHVWVEGWWVWRDGRYEWHPGEWVVPPRRGAVWVAPRWERRDDGYYFVDGYWR, encoded by the coding sequence ATGCGATTGCTCGTCTCGGTTTTGGCTGGAGCGGTGCTCGGCCTGTTCGCGGGCTGTGGCTCGGAGGTTGTGGCGCCCGTGCCGCCGCCGGTTGCGCCGCCGTCCACCGCGGTGATTGGCGTGACGTCGGCGGGGCAAATCGTCGTCACGCAGGCTCCGCCGGTGGTCCTGCAACAGGAGGTGATCGGTGCGCGTCCGTCCGTCGAACACGTGTGGGTCGAAGGTTGGTGGGTCTGGCGCGACGGCCGCTACGAATGGCACCCGGGCGAATGGGTCGTTCCGCCTCGTCGCGGCGCCGTGTGGGTTGCGCCGCGCTGGGAACGTCGCGACGACGGTTACTACTTCGTCGACGGCTACTGGCGGTGA
- a CDS encoding autotransporter-associated beta strand repeat-containing protein, whose amino-acid sequence MRPVIRLLCRLAPLLLPAAALAQTTVTYTWTGGGATILFNQFANANANLGSNWVGGNAPVSNSTATDLVFGASHGVPSSDGMVNVDFQTSINVHGITLNTPAPTYNFGSGYGANVGIGTGGVTINGSNGTVTTVSAGILLLANQTWNISDATLYVHSAIDEDDSFISLTKVGAGSLALYNSSSTFSGGLDVQAGAIYLNGGSTTEGSSVMRGPVGTGTLTLRDGTALRTAPSTEIELHNAISLGNNVTLGNYSYDNGISLYGDITPRQTDTTVKIGVEGALFIAGAIHNATAGATSMRFTKPLNNFSGDGQISFYQAYQNPPIAVLTGQNTYTGGTVADGAGVIFYTPESIPATGSISAVNSGYISTGFSGGMTTILSHITDKPGFNGALGFDTNPDLSSIPTTFADTLDLSAFSADHTQFIGIGSRTYATLTGAITPPSGGTYIFGGSDGTLYVQSNLTQPVGIRVQSTNPYDPLAVYFRGNNSTVGAATAASSLINDRSIVVLDSAHALPDLGANGVGKFQMDDHAYTGVTENTGISPTQFIARLSTYASTSILGFDSSSSDGRTISDTIDLSGLGFLFLGTTSHVHLAGTIKAPVVAESQNSGRLSVTGVGNKSWLTIDSPLQAGNVNSLEIGGNGTTPVQRGVVELTSGSSTFSGGSSLNSGYLLLGASSTANSDAIVSGPLGTGTLNVNSYYAEYMAGIATASNLTLHNNITFGGGSALQFGAYSTTNKDDPAYRVRSYTNNGLTLNGNLSGTPDELRFVGNGTFILNGDNRYLTTSELEIGYVNYNNASLDLTAYSRPLVIAGTNTALGSANSMVCLSDGADLQFTTSAPVIGSIMGGNPVSFDGGIDRSYITLAAGSTLTINQSQSSTLQSNIVGGVSDRTSSNTTVIPVSAALVKNGNETLTLTGQSTYSGGTTINAGKIVAGSSTTFVSDSLVSGPLGTGTVTLNGGQLGFTNGATIVNPIVFGTNGGTLSGNTTFNQSITVGTNIVLAPGNSPGTLTFTNALTFASGGTASFDISDFASSAGSGWDQILVTSPGTFAITATTINPFNIQINSWSATNDVLGALTTDFSSPASIALLTTPAAITGLIGDGQTGTSNLVLNVSNFTAYQGGYFSLSVGGANNTQLLLNFTPVPEPSTYALLGFGLLAVGYAVRRRAKRP is encoded by the coding sequence ATGAGACCGGTGATCCGTTTGCTGTGCCGCCTCGCGCCCCTACTCCTGCCAGCCGCCGCTTTGGCGCAAACGACGGTTACCTACACGTGGACAGGCGGCGGAGCCACTATCCTCTTCAACCAGTTCGCCAACGCCAACGCGAACCTCGGCAGCAATTGGGTCGGCGGCAACGCGCCGGTGTCGAACTCCACCGCAACCGATCTTGTTTTCGGCGCCAGCCACGGCGTCCCGTCGTCGGACGGCATGGTGAACGTGGACTTCCAGACCAGCATCAACGTCCACGGCATCACCCTGAACACGCCGGCGCCGACCTACAATTTCGGCTCCGGCTACGGAGCGAACGTCGGCATCGGCACCGGCGGCGTGACGATCAACGGCAGCAATGGCACCGTCACCACGGTCAGCGCGGGCATTCTGCTCCTCGCGAACCAGACTTGGAACATCTCCGATGCCACCCTCTATGTTCACAGCGCGATCGACGAGGACGACAGCTTCATCTCTCTGACGAAGGTCGGCGCGGGCAGCCTCGCCCTCTATAACTCCTCCAGCACCTTCTCGGGCGGCCTCGATGTGCAGGCGGGCGCGATTTATCTCAACGGCGGCTCGACCACCGAAGGCAGCTCCGTGATGCGCGGCCCCGTCGGCACCGGCACGTTGACCCTGCGCGACGGCACCGCCCTGCGCACCGCCCCTTCCACCGAGATCGAACTCCACAACGCCATCTCCCTCGGCAACAACGTCACGCTCGGCAACTACTCCTACGACAACGGCATTTCGCTCTACGGCGACATCACGCCCCGGCAGACCGACACGACCGTCAAGATCGGCGTCGAAGGCGCGCTGTTCATCGCCGGCGCCATCCACAACGCCACCGCGGGAGCGACCTCGATGCGCTTCACCAAACCCCTGAACAATTTTTCCGGGGATGGCCAAATTTCGTTCTATCAAGCTTACCAAAATCCCCCGATCGCCGTCCTCACCGGCCAGAACACCTACACCGGCGGCACGGTCGCCGACGGCGCGGGCGTGATTTTCTACACGCCGGAATCGATCCCAGCCACCGGCTCCATTTCCGCCGTCAACAGCGGCTACATTTCGACCGGCTTCTCCGGCGGCATGACCACGATCCTGTCCCACATCACCGACAAGCCCGGCTTCAACGGCGCCCTTGGCTTCGACACCAATCCCGACCTGTCCTCCATCCCCACGACCTTCGCCGACACCCTCGACCTCAGCGCCTTCAGCGCGGATCACACCCAGTTCATCGGGATCGGTTCGCGCACCTATGCGACGCTCACCGGCGCGATCACCCCGCCCTCCGGCGGCACCTACATCTTCGGTGGCAGCGACGGCACGCTCTACGTGCAGTCCAACCTCACCCAACCCGTCGGCATCCGCGTCCAGAGCACCAATCCCTACGACCCGCTCGCCGTCTATTTTCGCGGCAATAACAGCACGGTCGGCGCCGCCACCGCCGCCTCCTCCCTCATCAACGATCGCTCCATCGTCGTCCTCGATTCCGCGCACGCCCTCCCGGATCTCGGCGCGAACGGCGTGGGCAAGTTCCAGATGGACGACCATGCCTACACCGGGGTCACCGAAAACACCGGCATCTCGCCCACGCAATTCATCGCGCGGCTCAGCACCTACGCCTCCACCTCGATCCTCGGCTTCGACTCCAGCAGCTCCGATGGCCGCACCATCTCCGACACCATCGATTTGTCCGGCTTGGGCTTCCTGTTCCTCGGCACCACTTCGCACGTGCATCTCGCCGGCACGATCAAGGCCCCCGTCGTCGCCGAGAGCCAGAACTCCGGCCGCCTCTCCGTCACCGGTGTCGGCAACAAATCCTGGCTTACGATCGACAGCCCGCTGCAGGCCGGCAACGTCAACTCCCTCGAGATCGGCGGCAACGGCACCACTCCCGTCCAACGCGGCGTCGTCGAACTCACCAGCGGCTCCAGCACCTTCTCCGGCGGCTCCAGCCTCAACAGCGGCTACCTCCTGCTCGGCGCCAGCTCCACAGCCAACAGCGACGCCATCGTCAGCGGCCCGCTCGGCACCGGCACGCTCAACGTCAACAGCTACTACGCCGAATACATGGCCGGCATCGCCACCGCGAGCAACCTCACCCTGCACAACAACATCACCTTCGGCGGCGGCAGCGCGCTGCAATTCGGCGCCTATTCCACCACGAACAAGGACGACCCGGCCTATCGCGTGCGTTCCTACACGAACAACGGCCTCACCCTGAACGGCAACCTCAGCGGCACGCCGGACGAACTCCGCTTCGTCGGCAACGGCACCTTCATCCTCAACGGCGACAACCGCTACCTCACCACCTCCGAACTCGAGATCGGCTACGTTAACTACAACAACGCCTCCCTCGACCTCACCGCCTACTCCAGGCCGCTCGTCATCGCCGGCACCAACACCGCCCTCGGCTCCGCGAACTCGATGGTCTGCCTCTCCGATGGCGCCGACCTCCAGTTCACCACCTCCGCCCCGGTCATCGGCAGTATCATGGGCGGCAACCCCGTCTCCTTCGACGGCGGCATCGACCGCTCCTACATCACGCTCGCCGCCGGCTCCACGCTCACCATCAACCAATCTCAATCCAGCACCCTCCAGTCCAACATCGTCGGCGGCGTCTCCGATCGCACCTCGTCCAACACCACCGTCATCCCCGTCAGCGCCGCCCTCGTGAAGAATGGCAATGAGACGCTCACCCTCACCGGCCAGAGCACCTACTCCGGCGGCACCACCATCAACGCCGGCAAAATCGTCGCCGGCTCCAGCACCACCTTCGTTTCCGACTCCCTCGTCTCCGGCCCGCTCGGCACCGGCACCGTGACCCTCAACGGCGGACAACTCGGCTTCACCAACGGTGCCACGATCGTCAACCCCATCGTGTTCGGCACGAACGGCGGCACGCTCTCCGGCAACACGACCTTCAACCAGAGCATCACCGTCGGCACCAACATCGTCCTGGCCCCCGGCAACTCGCCCGGCACGCTCACCTTCACGAACGCCCTCACGTTCGCGTCGGGCGGCACCGCCAGCTTCGACATCTCCGACTTCGCCAGCTCGGCCGGATCCGGCTGGGACCAAATCCTCGTCACCAGCCCCGGCACTTTCGCGATCACCGCCACCACGATCAACCCGTTCAACATTCAGATCAACTCGTGGTCCGCCACCAACGACGTGCTCGGCGCCCTCACCACCGACTTCTCCTCGCCCGCCTCCATCGCCCTGCTCACCACGCCCGCCGCGATCACCGGCCTCATCGGCGACGGCCAAACCGGCACCAGCAACCTCGTGCTGAACGTCAGCAATTTCACCGCCTACCAGGGCGGCTATTTCAGTCTCTCCGTCGGCGGCGCGAACAACACCCAGCTCCTCCTCAACTTCACGCCCGTCCCCGAGCCGTCCACCTACGCGCTCCTCGGCTTCGGATTGCTTGCGGTCGGCTACGCGGTCCGCCGCCGCGCCAAGCGACCCTGA
- a CDS encoding ABC transporter permease produces MLSPLKIAARALARSPAHTLAVVVTLGLGVGAAATFYSMIVTTLFPRVGFPEPERLVRVEISNPKMPSSQPPFLLKHFAYRDAKSFAAVAAGSFESVNVLVDGEPKGMFAARVTENFFAMLGVQPARGRVFLPEETKSEAAQVVILSDWFWRDRLGADPRVLERELKINDHPHRVVGVMPPDFASPIPVGDRSVFLPYALPTTVEIAEAFLPAITLARLAPGVTLDQARAELEAMHPEQGKPYEQFVRDYRVRVTSLMEPPDNVWMRRYHRMLWISLGAVGFLYAIATVNAGSLVLVRMLGRRREIGIRLALGARRWDVLRPLFVEGLLMAVIAVALGAAIAKWLMPLLLTLAPSGQEGVVAQLSGEGLAFLAVLGTLTTLAVVVIPGWHTTRLSIQDVVKDGSAAAGESRATRRLRGALVVIEAALAVVLLTGAGLMVRSFAQIARQKPGYELEHRYTVSLTRPMREKLTGEQLVERRRVLLERVQSVPGVTSAAFSMGAVPSYYYPQKVKIVGRTDGAEIEAAANPSSPELLAALGVPLRLGRPMAAQRPSDPPAIWINETMARLYFGDRNPIGERIEGFDKKPWEIAGVVGDQVSQRDGAKPRFYFPHWQSPFWAAEELLLKCAGAPGPKFEAEVRRALYEVAPTVAVIGLYPLEQHRKWEVANERFAFALLQVLSALALLLAATGLFAMMAYSVAQRRAEFGVRLALGATGASLYRLVLGAGAGLAALGVAIGLAVAWGLSRFLESLLIGTASHDALTFAAVGLLMLAVAVAACWWPARRAARVDVTELLRAE; encoded by the coding sequence ATGCTTTCTCCGCTGAAGATCGCCGCGCGCGCCCTCGCGCGGAGTCCTGCCCACACTCTCGCGGTCGTCGTCACGCTCGGGCTCGGTGTCGGCGCGGCGGCGACGTTCTACAGCATGATCGTGACGACGTTGTTTCCGCGCGTCGGCTTCCCCGAGCCCGAGCGGCTCGTGCGCGTCGAGATCTCGAATCCCAAGATGCCGAGCTCGCAGCCGCCGTTTTTGCTGAAGCATTTCGCCTACCGCGACGCGAAGTCGTTCGCGGCGGTGGCGGCCGGCTCCTTTGAATCCGTCAATGTGCTCGTTGACGGCGAGCCGAAGGGGATGTTCGCCGCGCGCGTGACGGAGAATTTCTTTGCGATGCTTGGAGTGCAGCCGGCGCGCGGACGCGTGTTTTTGCCGGAGGAAACGAAATCCGAGGCCGCGCAGGTCGTCATTCTCAGCGACTGGTTCTGGCGCGATCGACTCGGCGCCGATCCGCGCGTGCTCGAGCGCGAGCTGAAGATCAACGATCACCCGCACCGTGTCGTCGGAGTGATGCCTCCCGACTTCGCCTCGCCCATCCCGGTCGGCGATCGCAGCGTTTTCCTGCCTTACGCACTGCCCACGACGGTGGAAATTGCGGAGGCGTTTCTGCCGGCCATCACCCTCGCCCGGCTCGCGCCCGGCGTGACACTCGATCAGGCGCGCGCCGAGTTGGAGGCGATGCATCCGGAGCAGGGCAAGCCCTACGAGCAATTCGTCCGCGATTACCGGGTGCGCGTCACCAGCCTGATGGAGCCGCCGGACAACGTGTGGATGCGCCGCTATCATCGGATGCTCTGGATCAGCTTGGGCGCGGTGGGCTTTCTCTACGCGATCGCGACTGTGAATGCCGGCAGCCTCGTGCTCGTGCGCATGCTCGGTCGGCGGCGCGAGATCGGCATCCGGCTCGCGCTCGGCGCGCGGCGCTGGGACGTGTTGCGGCCGTTGTTTGTCGAAGGCTTGCTCATGGCGGTCATCGCGGTGGCGCTCGGCGCAGCGATTGCGAAATGGCTGATGCCGCTGCTGCTCACGCTCGCACCGAGCGGACAAGAAGGTGTCGTCGCGCAGCTGAGTGGCGAAGGCCTCGCGTTTCTCGCCGTGCTAGGGACGCTGACGACGCTGGCGGTGGTGGTGATTCCGGGCTGGCACACCACGCGACTGAGCATCCAGGACGTCGTGAAGGACGGCTCGGCCGCCGCCGGCGAGAGTCGCGCCACGCGCCGGTTGCGTGGTGCGCTCGTCGTGATCGAGGCGGCGCTCGCGGTGGTGCTGCTCACGGGTGCGGGCTTGATGGTGCGCTCGTTTGCCCAGATCGCGCGGCAGAAGCCCGGCTACGAACTCGAACACCGCTACACGGTGAGCTTGACCCGCCCGATGCGCGAGAAACTCACCGGCGAGCAACTCGTCGAGCGGCGGCGCGTGCTGTTGGAGCGCGTGCAAAGCGTGCCGGGCGTGACGAGCGCAGCGTTTTCCATGGGCGCGGTGCCGAGCTACTATTATCCGCAGAAGGTGAAAATTGTCGGACGCACGGACGGGGCCGAGATCGAGGCGGCGGCGAATCCCTCGTCTCCCGAATTGCTCGCGGCGCTCGGCGTGCCGTTGCGCCTCGGGCGTCCGATGGCGGCGCAACGTCCGTCGGACCCGCCGGCGATCTGGATCAACGAAACGATGGCGCGACTCTATTTCGGCGACCGCAATCCCATCGGCGAGCGGATCGAGGGCTTCGACAAAAAGCCGTGGGAAATCGCCGGCGTGGTCGGCGATCAAGTTTCGCAACGCGACGGCGCGAAGCCGCGATTCTATTTTCCGCATTGGCAGTCGCCGTTCTGGGCTGCCGAGGAACTGTTGTTGAAGTGCGCGGGCGCGCCGGGGCCGAAATTCGAAGCCGAGGTGCGCCGCGCGCTCTACGAAGTGGCGCCGACGGTCGCGGTGATCGGTCTCTATCCGCTCGAGCAGCATCGGAAATGGGAGGTGGCGAACGAACGGTTCGCGTTCGCGCTGCTGCAAGTGCTCTCGGCGCTGGCGCTGCTGCTGGCGGCGACGGGCTTGTTCGCGATGATGGCTTACTCGGTGGCGCAGCGCCGCGCGGAATTCGGCGTGCGGCTGGCGCTCGGTGCGACCGGGGCGTCGCTTTATCGCCTCGTGCTGGGCGCGGGTGCGGGCTTGGCCGCGCTCGGCGTCGCGATCGGACTCGCGGTCGCGTGGGGCCTGTCGCGTTTTCTCGAGTCGCTGCTGATCGGCACCGCGTCGCACGACGCGCTCACGTTTGCCGCGGTCGGATTGCTCATGCTCGCCGTGGCCGTGGCGGCGTGCTGGTGGCCCGCGCGCCGCGCGGCACGCGTGGACGTGACGGAGCTGCTGCGCGCGGAGTAG
- a CDS encoding M23 family metallopeptidase produces the protein MQQSLHFPAFARATIVRAAVAFAALLPAAARAGYEDIVSAFTTIRSNTTFPVQGKTFNDVEETFGPRRQPSLSGSYDWHRGIDIDGAGGENILAAYDAQFEKLDYSASAGNYVVLKHTLPSSVAFGTNPDKQTWTTFYTYYMHLSDDSVTLINNQAWTKGSTISKGTTIGYLGNTGGSGGEAYAYHLHFELRFGTSNPLENQIAVGGLTSTDAWFDPHMHPMLLFNPNDATLRGASSGATYSQSLSLLAAGTHADGMTFGYSSSLDELPLLNRYDVTVREIASGNVVLSHTLDFNQRLGFDATTNAALDTRDLTKPYTAPQYFEDADTTFNSQLVVPTSWLGAYASAAYSVNVTASDIWLNSTTLTVGASAVPEPSTYAALAGALALGAVAWRRRHAC, from the coding sequence ATGCAGCAGTCCCTTCATTTTCCCGCTTTTGCACGCGCGACGATTGTCCGCGCAGCCGTCGCGTTTGCCGCGCTCCTGCCAGCGGCGGCGCGCGCCGGTTACGAGGATATCGTGAGCGCATTCACGACGATCCGCTCGAACACGACCTTCCCGGTGCAAGGGAAGACATTCAACGACGTCGAGGAGACGTTCGGGCCGCGACGCCAGCCCTCGCTCAGCGGCAGCTACGACTGGCACCGCGGCATCGATATCGACGGCGCCGGCGGCGAGAACATCCTCGCGGCCTACGACGCGCAGTTCGAGAAGCTCGATTACTCCGCCAGCGCCGGCAACTACGTCGTGTTGAAGCACACGCTGCCTTCGTCGGTCGCGTTCGGGACGAACCCCGACAAGCAGACGTGGACGACTTTCTACACCTACTACATGCACCTGAGCGACGACAGCGTGACGCTGATCAACAATCAGGCGTGGACGAAAGGCTCCACGATCTCGAAGGGCACGACGATCGGCTATCTCGGAAACACCGGCGGCTCCGGCGGCGAGGCCTACGCGTATCACCTGCACTTCGAGTTGCGCTTCGGCACCTCGAACCCGCTGGAAAACCAGATCGCGGTCGGCGGCCTCACGTCGACCGATGCGTGGTTCGATCCGCACATGCACCCGATGCTGCTGTTCAATCCGAACGACGCCACGTTGCGCGGCGCGTCGAGCGGCGCGACCTACTCGCAATCGCTCTCGCTCCTCGCCGCCGGCACGCACGCTGACGGCATGACGTTCGGTTACAGTTCGTCGCTCGACGAGCTGCCGTTGCTCAATCGCTACGACGTCACGGTGCGCGAAATCGCCAGCGGGAACGTCGTGCTGAGTCACACGCTCGATTTCAACCAGCGCCTCGGCTTCGACGCCACGACCAACGCCGCTCTTGACACGCGCGACCTCACGAAGCCCTACACCGCGCCGCAATACTTCGAGGACGCCGATACGACCTTCAATTCGCAGCTCGTGGTGCCCACAAGTTGGCTCGGTGCCTACGCCAGCGCGGCGTATTCGGTGAACGTCACCGCGAGCGACATCTGGTTGAACTCCACCACGCTCACGGTCGGCGCGTCCGCCGTGCCCGAACCGTCGACCTACGCCGCTCTCGCCGGCGCGCTCGCGCTCGGCGCGGTGGCGTGGAGACGTCGGCACGCGTGCTGA
- the asnS gene encoding asparagine--tRNA ligase, translated as MQRTLVKDAHNATAPSDAILLQGWVRTRRDAKAFSFIELNDGSCLKGMQVIVDATLPDYAQVARANTGASVEVHGKLVESKGAGQKWEVVATKFTVLGEADATYPLQKKGHTLEFLREIAHLRPRSNLFGAVFRVRSRLAYAVHQFFQNKQFHYVHTPIITASDAEGAGDMFRVTTFDVANPPRTEDGKHVDDAKDFFGKKAFLTVSGQLEGEIFAHALSNIYTFGPTFRAENSNTSRHAAEFWMIEPEVAFCDIHGNMDLAEEFVKYLIRDAKEHCAADLEFFSKFVDKDLLARLDFVLEKPFVRCSYTEAVEILEKSGKTWEHPVAWGANLQAEHERYLTEEHFKCPTTVYNYPRAIKAFYMRANDGCAPGRETVAAMDLLVPGIGEIIGGSQREERLEKLREGMALHHLDEKGYWWYLDLRRYGSVPHAGFGLGFERMLMFVTGVGNIRDVIPFARTPGTADF; from the coding sequence ATGCAACGCACTCTCGTCAAAGACGCGCACAACGCCACCGCTCCGAGCGACGCCATCCTCCTCCAAGGCTGGGTCCGCACCCGCCGCGACGCCAAGGCCTTCTCGTTCATCGAGCTCAACGACGGCTCCTGCCTCAAGGGCATGCAGGTGATCGTCGACGCGACGCTGCCCGACTACGCGCAGGTCGCCCGCGCCAACACCGGCGCGTCCGTCGAAGTGCACGGCAAACTCGTCGAGTCGAAGGGCGCCGGCCAGAAATGGGAAGTCGTTGCGACGAAGTTCACCGTGCTCGGCGAGGCCGACGCGACTTACCCGCTTCAGAAAAAGGGCCACACGCTCGAGTTCCTCCGCGAGATCGCGCACCTGCGCCCGCGCTCGAATCTCTTCGGCGCCGTCTTCCGCGTGCGCAGCCGCCTCGCCTACGCCGTCCACCAGTTTTTCCAGAACAAGCAGTTCCACTACGTCCACACGCCGATCATCACGGCGAGCGACGCCGAAGGCGCGGGCGACATGTTCCGCGTGACGACGTTCGATGTGGCCAACCCGCCGCGCACCGAGGACGGCAAGCACGTCGACGACGCGAAGGACTTCTTCGGCAAGAAAGCGTTCCTCACCGTCTCGGGTCAGCTCGAGGGCGAAATCTTCGCGCACGCGTTGAGCAACATCTACACGTTCGGCCCGACGTTCCGCGCCGAGAACAGCAACACCTCGCGCCACGCCGCCGAGTTCTGGATGATCGAGCCCGAAGTCGCGTTCTGCGACATCCACGGCAACATGGACCTCGCCGAGGAGTTCGTGAAATACCTCATCCGCGACGCGAAGGAGCACTGCGCGGCCGACCTCGAGTTTTTCTCCAAGTTCGTCGACAAGGACCTGCTCGCGCGCCTCGACTTCGTGTTGGAAAAACCGTTCGTCCGCTGCAGCTACACCGAGGCGGTCGAAATCCTCGAGAAGAGCGGCAAGACCTGGGAGCACCCCGTCGCGTGGGGAGCAAACCTTCAAGCCGAGCACGAGCGCTACCTCACCGAGGAGCACTTCAAGTGCCCGACCACGGTCTACAACTACCCGCGCGCGATCAAAGCATTCTACATGCGCGCCAACGACGGCTGCGCCCCCGGCCGCGAGACGGTCGCCGCGATGGACCTGCTCGTCCCCGGCATCGGCGAGATCATCGGCGGCAGTCAGCGCGAGGAGCGTTTGGAAAAGCTCCGCGAAGGCATGGCGCTGCACCACCTCGATGAGAAGGGTTACTGGTGGTATCTCGACCTGCGCCGCTACGGCAGCGTGCCGCACGCGGGCTTCGGCCTCGGCTTCGAGCGCATGCTCATGTTCGTGACCGGCGTCGGCAACATCCGCGACGTGATCCCCTTCGCCCGCACGCCGGGCACGGCGGATTTCTAA
- a CDS encoding M14 family metallopeptidase, with translation MKTRLFPVLFGAALLARAASPQDFLPPAPAWHGANEALIAQPDNPWITPAEKTGLIDSPNYADTLAWLEKLAAASPRIKLVEFGATAQGRPLVLVVASKEGAEDPAALAKNGRPTLLAQAGIHSGEIDGKDAGLMLLRDLAFGDKGALLAQANFLFIPVFNADGHERSSEWNRPNQRGPVHQGWRTTAQNLNLNRDYMKADAPEMRALLDVLNAWKPSLYFDLHVTDGIDYQYDVTFGHNGYGGQFAWSPQIGQWLDDVLDPAVSRALAAAGHIPGPLVFAQNNRDLVEGISAGTSTPRFSHGYGDLRHIPSVLVENHSLKPYRQRVLGTYVLLASALRALGENAATVRAAIEADRAARPAKLPANFGVPRETGATTDFAGIAFETYDSPASGTKEVRWLGTPKTYPGIPVHLDTNGATLVRPKAFYVPVTKPELIERLRLHGLEIDELAEDTTVRVTLARLVGPKPSAMPFEGHHTLKFERVEWETRDELYPAGSVRVSTDQPLGDLAMMLLDPVSDESFLAWGFFPEILQRTEYIEGYVIAPLAEKMLADDPKLKAEFDAKLAADPAFAKTPTARLQWFYRRSKFYDERHLLYPVGIERDETLPLSAIRP, from the coding sequence ATGAAAACCCGCCTGTTTCCCGTGTTGTTCGGCGCGGCGCTCCTCGCCCGCGCCGCTTCGCCGCAAGACTTCCTCCCGCCCGCGCCCGCGTGGCACGGCGCGAACGAAGCACTCATCGCCCAGCCGGACAACCCGTGGATCACGCCCGCTGAGAAGACCGGCCTCATCGACTCGCCGAACTACGCCGACACGCTCGCGTGGCTCGAGAAACTCGCCGCCGCATCGCCGCGCATCAAGCTGGTGGAGTTCGGCGCGACCGCGCAGGGACGTCCGCTCGTGCTCGTCGTCGCCAGCAAGGAAGGCGCGGAAGACCCCGCCGCACTCGCGAAGAACGGCCGCCCCACGCTGCTCGCGCAGGCCGGCATCCATTCGGGTGAAATCGACGGCAAGGACGCGGGCCTCATGCTCCTGCGTGATCTCGCGTTCGGCGACAAGGGCGCGCTGCTCGCTCAGGCGAACTTCCTGTTCATTCCCGTGTTCAACGCCGACGGCCATGAGCGCTCCTCCGAATGGAACCGCCCCAACCAGCGCGGCCCGGTTCACCAGGGCTGGCGCACCACCGCGCAAAACCTGAACCTCAATCGCGACTACATGAAGGCCGACGCGCCGGAGATGCGCGCGCTGCTCGACGTGCTCAACGCCTGGAAACCCTCGCTCTACTTCGACCTGCACGTCACCGACGGCATCGACTATCAATACGACGTCACCTTCGGCCACAACGGCTACGGCGGACAATTCGCCTGGTCGCCGCAAATCGGCCAATGGCTCGACGATGTGCTCGACCCTGCCGTCAGCCGCGCGCTCGCCGCAGCCGGCCACATTCCCGGCCCGCTCGTCTTCGCGCAAAACAACCGTGATCTCGTCGAGGGCATTTCCGCGGGCACCTCCACACCGCGGTTCTCCCACGGCTATGGCGATCTGCGGCACATCCCGAGCGTGCTCGTCGAAAACCACTCGCTGAAACCCTACCGCCAGCGCGTGCTCGGCACCTACGTGCTGCTCGCATCGGCCTTGCGCGCGCTCGGCGAGAACGCCGCCACCGTCCGCGCCGCCATCGAAGCCGACCGCGCCGCGCGACCCGCGAAACTCCCCGCCAACTTCGGCGTGCCCCGCGAGACGGGCGCGACGACCGACTTCGCCGGCATCGCGTTCGAGACCTACGACTCGCCCGCCTCCGGCACGAAGGAAGTCCGCTGGCTCGGCACGCCGAAGACTTATCCGGGCATTCCCGTGCATCTCGACACCAACGGTGCGACACTCGTGCGCCCGAAGGCGTTCTACGTGCCCGTCACGAAGCCCGAACTCATCGAGCGCCTGCGCCTCCACGGCCTAGAAATCGACGAACTCGCCGAGGACACCACCGTCCGCGTCACGCTCGCCCGCCTCGTCGGCCCGAAGCCCAGCGCGATGCCTTTCGAAGGCCACCACACCCTCAAATTCGAGCGCGTGGAATGGGAAACGCGCGACGAACTCTATCCCGCCGGCTCGGTGCGCGTCTCCACCGACCAACCGCTCGGCGATCTCGCGATGATGCTGCTCGATCCCGTGAGCGATGAATCGTTCCTCGCGTGGGGCTTCTTTCCCGAAATCCTCCAGCGCACCGAATACATTGAAGGCTACGTCATCGCTCCGCTCGCGGAGAAGATGCTCGCCGACGATCCGAAGCTGAAGGCCGAGTTCGACGCCAAGCTCGCGGCCGACCCCGCCTTCGCGAAAACCCCGACGGCGCGGCTGCAGTGGTTTTATCGCCGCTCGAAATTCTACGACGAGCGCCACCTTCTCTACCCCGTCGGCATCGAGCGTGACGAGACGCTGCCGCTCAGCGCAATCCGCCCCTAG